One Pomacea canaliculata isolate SZHN2017 linkage group LG9, ASM307304v1, whole genome shotgun sequence DNA segment encodes these proteins:
- the LOC112571501 gene encoding THO complex subunit 7 homolog yields the protein MGAVTDDDIIKRRLLIDGEGGNDDKRLNNLLKTFIRWYSSPDDEESQNTYHRMLSMLSQSEFTMEKSLQVHAMNLREQENYEKLTKEIENRIKEATTQIAECKQELQQAKRIRKNRQEYDALARVIQQHPDRQETTKQLQVLDKELSSLADTKEKLEEKLELRRKQFLVLITSIHELQRILEEDEKKEEEMETSKD from the exons ATGGGAGCAGTTACAGACG atgATATTATAAAACGACGTCTGCTGATTGATGGTGAAGGCGGAAATGATGACAAACGTCTAAACAATCTCTTGAAAACATTCATTCGTTGGTACAGTTCTCCTGATGATGAAGAAAG TCAAAATACATATCATCGAATGCTGTCCATGCTATCCCAGAGTGAGTTTACCATGGAAAAGTCGCTTCAAGTTCATGCCATGAACTTGCGTGAACAAGAAAACTATGAGAAACTCACCAAAGAAATTG AGAACAGAATTAAAGAAGCCACGACACAAATAGCAGAATGCAAACAGGAGCTGCAACAAGCAAAGCGCATAAGAAAGAATAGACAAG AATATGATGCTCTGGCAAGAGTTATACAACAACATCCAGACcgacaagaaacaacaaa GCAGTTGCAGGTCCTGGATAAAGAATTATCCTCATTAGCAGATACGAAAGAAAAACTGGAAGAAAAG CTGGAGCTGAGACGCAAACAGTTTTTGGTTCTTATAACTTCAATTCATGAATTGCAGCGAATCCTGGAAG AAGATgagaaaaaggaggaggagatggaAACTAGCAAAGATTGA
- the LOC112571486 gene encoding ataxin-7-like protein 1 isoform X1, producing MATQDSSPSLFIGQTWANWAEMITIADEDEEDKTDTKSDDSDSMKLDKKDMGLFGFCPSQDEFTLALCETCNLLVKPQALKRHIENRHGISNSQTTTSQSTAPSFFSPELAKTLSLPVTSFPPRTVNKPPTKASLKQVPGAVRMLGQDSMAGSSGDGSLRMGPSRSFRKASTNPVVNLERMPEQVAVVKKQINAGMTSDTLSPLSGLTVVTTAAAVTKVMSPDPQISCGSPGSAKLSLANGSHRITSGMSLSSLRSVTSLPVTTLATQPSALTTTTTNVMCTRPTPTTVPMTVSSASVTIFAKAAKPSCVPFAGNALVSTLSATTPSSSVFSAVTTVANSSGSKSSKKSPKERKFLPCKDREFDANKHCGVVMEDSGKPCTRSLTCKTHALGLRRAVPGRMKSFDELLREHKAAKDALIKAKAEEQTAAAARSAITSKDANLLVTSVTAGTFSALSSPAALAASAIKLGPAGTSSHRDIKSLGIISPAVLPRPIRSTRPTPAAAFQKFSPGSVFPPSLTVKEEPSPILDPSPQLFQSSDYEGDGVHEKSDITYLTHHPRPAAMCTFGARLAGGRCALFSRRTDLVRAAFLSALERQLNPPPHKKLCVESNLPKEPQMPSNSKDPYEFTMVDTTLGAQQCQNMSFSIGSAPICTSPSKPLLKHKAKAVTSPGLGFPVTSVTVSTSQIPTAITMPSFTAAMLKPSKAQDPLPGHRSSGVSTGSLSLSQTFHCQPAKRKRSGSNQGGVSPAHSSGSSTIQTQGHGLGLALPTGTSTGLTSVQQQPPQTAVLASVGTVNSHTASTPLTAITIPSVNLANAATLGLSATLPTCKQQHGTGQKTSIIKDLNFVLTSLDPSLVNGQYVNITGAQLAELAAAQAVSATAEDKNIKRSRLASTKHLGQKVTSTTLEALRTLQGSSVLTTVPPNAVLVDGSLQGAVLTPVSSLSNAVGSSSSNSAFVTLAASTVTASQSSTSITVTPTTIFRTVGDSGTPQQVKLTSALFANGIISSTDKGHAASSSHHHHHHHHHHQHQVGNTGSTTLARSSSGHSKTVAQGILQSPLCTGQALTTTQLAHLKPGTINFTKGVGGKLTMQPVSVTIPLVGQVGLSALGSTQQQGSHPQHTLLVTTAAEDGSSGSGGGKTEIHLQPQISSSPSGLLS from the exons ATGGCGACCCAGGACAGCAGTCCATCGCTATTTATTGGACAGACATGGGCGAACTGGGCAGAGATGATCACCATCGCCG atgaggatgaggaggacaaaacagacacaaaatcaGACGACAGTGACAGCATGAAGCTCGACAAGAAAG acatgGGCCTGTTTGGGTTTTGTCCTTCACAAGACGAGTTCACGTTGGCATTGTGCGAAACCTGTAATCTGCTGGTGAAGCCGCAAGCACTGAAACGGCATATTG AAAATCGCCATGGCATCAGCAACAGTCAGACCACCACATCACAGAGCACAGCTCCATCATTCTTCAGTCCTGAGCTTGCCAAGACCCTGTCGCTACCTGTTACTAGTTTTCCACCACGAACAGTTAACAAACCTCCAACAAAAGCTAGTTTAAAACAGGTTCCAGGGGCAGTTCGTATGCTTGGGCAGGACTCAATGGCAGGAAGCAGTGGGGATGGCAGTCTTCGGATGGGCCCTTCACGATCTTTTCGGAAAGCTAGCACAAATCCTGTGGTCAACCTAGAGAGGATGCCAGAGCAGGTTGCTGTAGtgaagaaacaaattaatgcTGGTATGACCTCAGACACCTTATCCCCTCTATCTGGACTGACTGTggtgacaacagcagcagcagtaaccAAAGTGATGTCTCCAGATCCTCAGATTTCATGTGGATCACCAGGGAGTGCAAAACTTTCTTTGGCCAATGGCAGCCACAGAATAACATCAGGAATGAGTTTGTCATCACTTCGGTCTGTGACTAGTCTTCCTGTTACTACCCTTGCCACCCAGCCCTCTGCTTTgaccacaaccacaacaaatGTGATGTGTACTAGGCCTACCCCCACCACTGTGCCAATGACGGTGTCTTCTGCTTCTGTGACAATCTTTGCAAAAGCAGCCAAACCTTCCTGTGTGCCATTTGCCGGCAATGCCTTGGTCTCCACTCTCAGTGCCACAACACCTTCGTCTTCTGTTTTCTCTGCTGTCACTACTGTTGCAAATAGCAGTGGAAGTAAAAGCAGCAAGAAGTCTCCAAAGGAGCGCAAGTTCCTGCCTTGCAAAG ATAGAGAATTTGATGCCAATAAGCACTGTGGTGTCGTTATGGAAGACTCAGGAAAGCCGTGTACAAGATCCCTAACATGCAAG acacaTGCATTAGGTCTGAGGCGGGCAGTTCCTGGTCGCATGAAGTCATTTGATGAGTTGCTAAGAGAGCATAAGGCAGCCAAAGATGCCCTTATTAAAGCCAAGGCCGAGGAGcaaacagctgcagcagctcgCTCTGCCATCACTTCAAAAGATGCCAACCTTCTTGTCACTTCAGTGACAGCAGGCACCTTTTCGGCACTCAGTTCACCAGCAGCATTGGCTGCATCAGCCATCAAGCTTGGTCCAGCCGGTACTTCATCCCACAGGGATATTAAGTCTCTTGGTATTATTTCCCCAGCTGTTTTACCGCGACCTATACGATCAACCAGGCCAACACCTGCTGCTGCATTCCAAAA GTTTTCACCTGGGTCAGTGTTTCCTCCAAGTCTAACAGTAAAGGAGGAGCCGTCTCCTATTCTTGACCCTTCACCTCAACTTTTCCAGTCTAGTGACTATGAAGGGGATGGAGTACATGAGAAATCAGACATCACCTACCTTACCCATCACCCTCGGCCTGCAGCT ATGTGTACATTTGGTGCTCGCTTGGCAGGAGGCAGGTGTGCACTATTTTCAAGGCGTACAGATCTGGTGCGAGCAGCATTTTTAAGTGCCCTAGAGCGACAGCTCAACCCACCACCACATAA AAAACTCTGTGTTGAGTCGAATCTTCCTAAAGAACCACAGATGCCTAGCAACTCCAAAGATCCATATGAATTTACCATGGTGGATACTACTTTAGGTGCTCAGCAGTGCCAGAACATGAGCTTCAGTATTGGCTCTGCTCCTATTTGCACATCTCCCAGCAAACCTTTGCTCAAGCACAAAGCCAAAGCTGTGACCTCTCCAGGCTTGGGCTTCCCTGTGACAAGTGTTACTGTTTCTACTTCACAAATCCCCACAGCCATCACTATGCCTTCATTTACAGCTGCTATGCTCAAGCCCTCAAAAGCACAGGATCCCTTGCCTGGACACCGCAGTTCTGGTGTGTCCACAGggtctttgtctctttctcagACTTTTCATTGTCAACCAGCAAAACGCAAGCGCAGTGGCAGCAACCAGGGTGGGGTCAGTCCTGCTCACAGCAGTGGTTCTAGTACAATTCAAACACAGGGTCATGGCCTGGGACTGGCATTGCCCACTGGGACTAGCACTGGACTGACAAGTGTGCAGCAGCAGCCACCACAGACGGCAGTGCTGGCATCTGTAGGGACAGTGAACAGCCACACTGCCTCTACACCCTTAACAGCCATCACTATCCCAAGTGTCAACTTAGCCAATGCTGCCACCTTAGGTTTAAGTGCCACACTGCCCACTTGTAAGCAGCAGCATGGAACTGGGCAGAAAACAAGTATCATCAAGGACTTGAATTTTGTGCTCACAAGTTTAGACCCATCACTTGTCAATGGACAGTACGTCAACATCACTGGCGCCCAGCTGGCAGAGTTGGCGGCTGCCCAGGCCGTAAGTGCCAcagcagaagacaaaaacataaagcGCAGTCGCCTTGCCAGCACCAAACATCTTGGTCAGAAAGTCACTAGCACCACTCTAGAAGCCCTTCGCACCCTGCAGGGCAGCAGCGTCTTAACAACAGTACCACCAAATGCTGTGTTGGTGGATGGAAGCTTACAGGGAGCTGTACTTACTCCTGTGTCCTCATTGAGCAATGCTGTtgggagcagcagcagcaattcAGCGTTTGTAACCTTGGCAGCCAGCACTGTGACAGCTAGTCAGTCTTCAACATCCATCACAGTCACGCCCACCACTATTTTCAGAACTGTCGGA GACTCAGGAACTCCTCAGCAGGTCAAACTTACTTCAGCATTGTTTGCTAATGGCATTATCTCTTCAACAG ACAAAGGCCATGCAGCATCGagcagccaccaccaccaccaccaccaccaccaccaccagcaccaggtTGGAAACACTGGCAGCACCACTTTGGCTCGCAGCAGCTCAGGGCACAGCAAAACAGTAGCACAGGGCATCCTGCAGTCACCTCTCTGCACTGGTCAAGCGTTGACAACTACACAGCTGGCACACCTAAAACCTGGCACCATCAACTTCACCAAAGGAGTGGGGGGAAAGTTGACAATGCAGCCAGTGTCGGTTACCATTCCTTTAGTGGGGCAGGTGGGCCTGAGTGCTCTTGGATCCACGCAGCAGCAAGGCTCCCACCCCCAGCACACACTTTTGGTCACCACGGCAGCAGAAGATGGGAGCAGTGGAAGTGGGGGAGGAAAAACTGAAATTCACCTGCAGCCACAAATCTCATCATCGCCATCAGGCCTGCTGTCATAG
- the LOC112571486 gene encoding ataxin-7-like protein 1 isoform X2, producing the protein MLGQDSMAGSSGDGSLRMGPSRSFRKASTNPVVNLERMPEQVAVVKKQINAGMTSDTLSPLSGLTVVTTAAAVTKVMSPDPQISCGSPGSAKLSLANGSHRITSGMSLSSLRSVTSLPVTTLATQPSALTTTTTNVMCTRPTPTTVPMTVSSASVTIFAKAAKPSCVPFAGNALVSTLSATTPSSSVFSAVTTVANSSGSKSSKKSPKERKFLPCKDREFDANKHCGVVMEDSGKPCTRSLTCKTHALGLRRAVPGRMKSFDELLREHKAAKDALIKAKAEEQTAAAARSAITSKDANLLVTSVTAGTFSALSSPAALAASAIKLGPAGTSSHRDIKSLGIISPAVLPRPIRSTRPTPAAAFQKFSPGSVFPPSLTVKEEPSPILDPSPQLFQSSDYEGDGVHEKSDITYLTHHPRPAAMCTFGARLAGGRCALFSRRTDLVRAAFLSALERQLNPPPHKKLCVESNLPKEPQMPSNSKDPYEFTMVDTTLGAQQCQNMSFSIGSAPICTSPSKPLLKHKAKAVTSPGLGFPVTSVTVSTSQIPTAITMPSFTAAMLKPSKAQDPLPGHRSSGVSTGSLSLSQTFHCQPAKRKRSGSNQGGVSPAHSSGSSTIQTQGHGLGLALPTGTSTGLTSVQQQPPQTAVLASVGTVNSHTASTPLTAITIPSVNLANAATLGLSATLPTCKQQHGTGQKTSIIKDLNFVLTSLDPSLVNGQYVNITGAQLAELAAAQAVSATAEDKNIKRSRLASTKHLGQKVTSTTLEALRTLQGSSVLTTVPPNAVLVDGSLQGAVLTPVSSLSNAVGSSSSNSAFVTLAASTVTASQSSTSITVTPTTIFRTVGDSGTPQQVKLTSALFANGIISSTDKGHAASSSHHHHHHHHHHQHQVGNTGSTTLARSSSGHSKTVAQGILQSPLCTGQALTTTQLAHLKPGTINFTKGVGGKLTMQPVSVTIPLVGQVGLSALGSTQQQGSHPQHTLLVTTAAEDGSSGSGGGKTEIHLQPQISSSPSGLLS; encoded by the exons ATGCTTGGGCAGGACTCAATGGCAGGAAGCAGTGGGGATGGCAGTCTTCGGATGGGCCCTTCACGATCTTTTCGGAAAGCTAGCACAAATCCTGTGGTCAACCTAGAGAGGATGCCAGAGCAGGTTGCTGTAGtgaagaaacaaattaatgcTGGTATGACCTCAGACACCTTATCCCCTCTATCTGGACTGACTGTggtgacaacagcagcagcagtaaccAAAGTGATGTCTCCAGATCCTCAGATTTCATGTGGATCACCAGGGAGTGCAAAACTTTCTTTGGCCAATGGCAGCCACAGAATAACATCAGGAATGAGTTTGTCATCACTTCGGTCTGTGACTAGTCTTCCTGTTACTACCCTTGCCACCCAGCCCTCTGCTTTgaccacaaccacaacaaatGTGATGTGTACTAGGCCTACCCCCACCACTGTGCCAATGACGGTGTCTTCTGCTTCTGTGACAATCTTTGCAAAAGCAGCCAAACCTTCCTGTGTGCCATTTGCCGGCAATGCCTTGGTCTCCACTCTCAGTGCCACAACACCTTCGTCTTCTGTTTTCTCTGCTGTCACTACTGTTGCAAATAGCAGTGGAAGTAAAAGCAGCAAGAAGTCTCCAAAGGAGCGCAAGTTCCTGCCTTGCAAAG ATAGAGAATTTGATGCCAATAAGCACTGTGGTGTCGTTATGGAAGACTCAGGAAAGCCGTGTACAAGATCCCTAACATGCAAG acacaTGCATTAGGTCTGAGGCGGGCAGTTCCTGGTCGCATGAAGTCATTTGATGAGTTGCTAAGAGAGCATAAGGCAGCCAAAGATGCCCTTATTAAAGCCAAGGCCGAGGAGcaaacagctgcagcagctcgCTCTGCCATCACTTCAAAAGATGCCAACCTTCTTGTCACTTCAGTGACAGCAGGCACCTTTTCGGCACTCAGTTCACCAGCAGCATTGGCTGCATCAGCCATCAAGCTTGGTCCAGCCGGTACTTCATCCCACAGGGATATTAAGTCTCTTGGTATTATTTCCCCAGCTGTTTTACCGCGACCTATACGATCAACCAGGCCAACACCTGCTGCTGCATTCCAAAA GTTTTCACCTGGGTCAGTGTTTCCTCCAAGTCTAACAGTAAAGGAGGAGCCGTCTCCTATTCTTGACCCTTCACCTCAACTTTTCCAGTCTAGTGACTATGAAGGGGATGGAGTACATGAGAAATCAGACATCACCTACCTTACCCATCACCCTCGGCCTGCAGCT ATGTGTACATTTGGTGCTCGCTTGGCAGGAGGCAGGTGTGCACTATTTTCAAGGCGTACAGATCTGGTGCGAGCAGCATTTTTAAGTGCCCTAGAGCGACAGCTCAACCCACCACCACATAA AAAACTCTGTGTTGAGTCGAATCTTCCTAAAGAACCACAGATGCCTAGCAACTCCAAAGATCCATATGAATTTACCATGGTGGATACTACTTTAGGTGCTCAGCAGTGCCAGAACATGAGCTTCAGTATTGGCTCTGCTCCTATTTGCACATCTCCCAGCAAACCTTTGCTCAAGCACAAAGCCAAAGCTGTGACCTCTCCAGGCTTGGGCTTCCCTGTGACAAGTGTTACTGTTTCTACTTCACAAATCCCCACAGCCATCACTATGCCTTCATTTACAGCTGCTATGCTCAAGCCCTCAAAAGCACAGGATCCCTTGCCTGGACACCGCAGTTCTGGTGTGTCCACAGggtctttgtctctttctcagACTTTTCATTGTCAACCAGCAAAACGCAAGCGCAGTGGCAGCAACCAGGGTGGGGTCAGTCCTGCTCACAGCAGTGGTTCTAGTACAATTCAAACACAGGGTCATGGCCTGGGACTGGCATTGCCCACTGGGACTAGCACTGGACTGACAAGTGTGCAGCAGCAGCCACCACAGACGGCAGTGCTGGCATCTGTAGGGACAGTGAACAGCCACACTGCCTCTACACCCTTAACAGCCATCACTATCCCAAGTGTCAACTTAGCCAATGCTGCCACCTTAGGTTTAAGTGCCACACTGCCCACTTGTAAGCAGCAGCATGGAACTGGGCAGAAAACAAGTATCATCAAGGACTTGAATTTTGTGCTCACAAGTTTAGACCCATCACTTGTCAATGGACAGTACGTCAACATCACTGGCGCCCAGCTGGCAGAGTTGGCGGCTGCCCAGGCCGTAAGTGCCAcagcagaagacaaaaacataaagcGCAGTCGCCTTGCCAGCACCAAACATCTTGGTCAGAAAGTCACTAGCACCACTCTAGAAGCCCTTCGCACCCTGCAGGGCAGCAGCGTCTTAACAACAGTACCACCAAATGCTGTGTTGGTGGATGGAAGCTTACAGGGAGCTGTACTTACTCCTGTGTCCTCATTGAGCAATGCTGTtgggagcagcagcagcaattcAGCGTTTGTAACCTTGGCAGCCAGCACTGTGACAGCTAGTCAGTCTTCAACATCCATCACAGTCACGCCCACCACTATTTTCAGAACTGTCGGA GACTCAGGAACTCCTCAGCAGGTCAAACTTACTTCAGCATTGTTTGCTAATGGCATTATCTCTTCAACAG ACAAAGGCCATGCAGCATCGagcagccaccaccaccaccaccaccaccaccaccaccagcaccaggtTGGAAACACTGGCAGCACCACTTTGGCTCGCAGCAGCTCAGGGCACAGCAAAACAGTAGCACAGGGCATCCTGCAGTCACCTCTCTGCACTGGTCAAGCGTTGACAACTACACAGCTGGCACACCTAAAACCTGGCACCATCAACTTCACCAAAGGAGTGGGGGGAAAGTTGACAATGCAGCCAGTGTCGGTTACCATTCCTTTAGTGGGGCAGGTGGGCCTGAGTGCTCTTGGATCCACGCAGCAGCAAGGCTCCCACCCCCAGCACACACTTTTGGTCACCACGGCAGCAGAAGATGGGAGCAGTGGAAGTGGGGGAGGAAAAACTGAAATTCACCTGCAGCCACAAATCTCATCATCGCCATCAGGCCTGCTGTCATAG
- the LOC112571494 gene encoding dipeptidyl peptidase 1-like, giving the protein MAGRMQDVCKILFIFFAFMTVVYGDTPANCTYEDIKGKWTFYIGQGNFDNTINCQNFSGPFKSDLQVQLLYPDIAVDQFGNTGFWTIIYNQGFEVVVAGRKYFAFSNYTSDGQSVTSYCNELLPGWTHDLLGHDWACYVGKRAAPLAGQVHESGKKTISSASSVLRFQKRKFYNDMNLVAKINAAQSSWTAVAYPHLEGRDMQELLMMAGGPRSKVVSRPSPAPVTKKVLEAVSLMPEAFDWRDVGGINYVSPVRDQGSCGSCYAFASMAMNEARVRIMTNNTEQPVFSPQDVLDCSPYSQGCDGGFPYLIGGKYAEDYGLVLESENPYRGQDQGSCRTPSSAKRHYSTKYEYIGGYYGACNEPLMRKNLYENGPLAVGFEVLDDFMHYKGGIYHHTGLTNGFEPFQLTNHAVLVVGYGTDVETGEDYWIVKNSWGTEWGENGFFRIRRGNDECAFESMALQSTPIISL; this is encoded by the exons ATGGCTGGAAGGATGCAAGACGTCTGTAAaattctgttcattttctttgcttttatgaCCGTTGTTTACGGCGACACTCCTGCTAACTGTACATATGAAGACATCAAGGGCAAATGGACATTCTACATCGGCCAAGGCAACTTTGATAATACTATCAATTGCCAAAATTTTTCAG GACCATTTAAAAGTGATCTGCAAGTACAGCTGTTATATCCAGATATTGCTGTAGACCAGTTTGGAAATACAGGATTTTGGACCATTATTTACAACCAG GGATTCGAGGTCGTTGTTGCAGGTCGAAAGTACTTTGCATTCTCAAATTATACGAGTGATGGCCAAAGTGTTACCTCCTATTGCAATGAGTTGTTACCTGGTTGGACACATGATCTGCTTGGGCATGACTGGGCTTGCTATGTGGGAAAGCGAGCAGCACCACTTGCTGGACAAGTACATGAGTCTGGAAAGAAAACtatatcatcagcatcatcagttCTTAGATTTCAGAAACG aaaattttaCAATGATATGAACCTTgtagcaaaaataaatgcagctCAATCATCATGGACAGCAGTAGCATACCCACATCTCGAAGGGCGTGATATGCAAGAATTACTCATGATGGCAGGTGGTCCACGCTCAAAAGTGGTTAG CCGTCCTTCACCTGCTCCAGTGACCAAAAAAGTGCTTGAGGCTGTATCATTGATGCCAGAGGCCTTTGACTGGCGTGATGTCGGTGGCATAAACTACGTTTCTCCAGTAAGAGATCAAG GTTCTTGTGGAAGCTGTTATGCCTTTGCTTCCATGGCAATGAATGAAGCACGTGTGCGGATTATGACAAACAATACAGAACAACCCGTCTTCTCACCGCAGGATGTTCTTGACTGCAGCCCTTACTCTCAAG GATGTGATGGAGGTTTTCCTTATCTCATTGGAGGAAAGTATGCAGAGGATTATGGTCTTGTGCTGGAATCTGAAAATCCATACCGAGGGCAAGACCAGGGTAGTTGCCGCACCCCTTCCAGTGCAAAACGCCACTATTCCACTAAATATGAGTATATTGGTGGTTACTATGGTGC ctGCAACGAACCACTGATGCGTAAAAACCTGTATGAGAATGGACCGCTTGCAGTTGGCTTCGAAGTGCTGGATGACTTCATGCACTATAAGGGAGGCATTTACCATCATACTGGCCTGACCAATGGCTTTGAACCTTTCCAGCTGACTAATCACGCTGTTCTTGTTGTTGGCTATGGCACAGATGTGGAAACTG GTGAGGACTATTGGATTGTCAAGAACAGCTGGGGCACCGAATGGGGTGAAAATGGTTTCTTCCGGATCCGTCGTGGAAATGATGAATGTGCCTTTGAGAGCATGGCACTTCAATCTACACCTATCATCTCTCTCTGA